In Pseudohongiella acticola, the sequence GGCTGCTCGGGCTTTCAGTATGGTTTCAGTTTCGACGAAGATGTGGCCGAGGACGATACCATTGTCGACCATCAGGGAGCGACATTGCTGGTGGATCCACTGAGTTATCAATACCTGGTAGGTGCCAAGGTGGATTACGTAGAAAATCTGGACGGATCACGATTCGTGGTGAATAACCCGATGGCCAGCACCACCTGTGGGTGCGGTTCCTCGTTCTCCATTTAATGCCCCGCCAGGGGACAAGCACAGCTCAGGCGTAATAGACCCCGTCAGGTGTAATAGACCCCGCCCATGATGACTGGATGCCTGGCCCCAGTCAGGTCTCGACTGTCCACCTGCTGCCGGTTCAACGTCTGATGTGCCAGCCAGCCAAATGTTACGGCTTCCACCCAGTCTGCAGATAAGCCGCAATCATCACTGGTGAGCACCCTGCCTGCAGGTAGCAGTTGTTGCAGGCGTTGCAGCAGGAAAGTGTTGTGCGCGCCCCCGCCACAGACAATCAACTCGTCCGTCTGCTGCGAGCTGTCTATTGCTTCGATGATACTAAGCGCAGTCAGCTCGGCCAGAGTCCGCTGCACGTCAGCTGCATCCGGCGTGTGCGATAACTGCGCAAGCCTGTCCTGCAGCCACGAGTGATTAAACAGTTCGCGTCCGGTGCTTTTGGGTGGCGCCAAGCGGAAATAGTCTTCATCCAGCAGCAATTGCAGTAACGCAGTATCCACTTTACCTGATGCCGCCCACTGGCCAGCGTTGTCATAACGCTGGTTGCGGGCCTTTTGAATCCAGATGTCCATTAATACGTTGCCGGGCCCGGTGTCATGGCCTCGGGGAGTCGCGGTGGGCGACGGGTTCAGGTAAGTAATATTGGCCATGCCGCCAATATTCACCACGCAGCGGCGAACGCCTTGGTGGTAGAAAGAATGCTGATGGAAAAGAGGGGCGAGCGGCGCGCCCTGGCCGCCTGCCGCCATATCGCGCCGCCGGAAATCATGGATGGTGGTGATGCCGGTTAGCTCGGCGATAGTGTTGGGGTCGCCGATCTGAGTGCTGAACCGGTGGTTGCCGATGGGTTGATGGAAAATGGTCTGACCATGACTGCCAATGGCCTGGATCTGACTGGCCGTCAGCCCGGCGTGCGCGATCAGCTCGTTGATTGAGTCAGCAAACGCATGGCCAACCCGGACGTCCAGTGTTCCCAGTGCATGCAGGCTGACCGTTGCAGTTCTGCACAGTGACAGGATGTCATCGCGCAAATCAACGGGGAATTCACCAGACAGGGTTGCCAATAATCTGGTTCGTTCTGGGCCGCATTCAATCAGGGCGCAATCAATTGCGTCTACGCTGGTGCCGGAGATAACGCCTATAAAATAGCCGGTATCAGACATGGCGGATCACTCTGAGCCAGCAGCCTGGTTCGGTGTGTTGGTAAACGTCAGCAGGCGCCCGTCAGGTTTGGTTTCGTTGAAACGCTTCAGGATACGGCTGGCGTGTTCCAGAAAGCGCGGCATTTCGCTGGGCTCCAGGCTGATCGCCTGTGGCAGTGCGTCAACGATGGTGCGAGGGTCTTTGTGCACACCATTGACCAGAAATTCATAATGCAGATGCGGGCCCGTGGCGCCGCCGGTTGAACCTACATAACCGATGATCTGGCCTTGCTGAACCCGACTGCCCTTCTTGATACCGCCGGCGTAATCATTAAGGTGTGCGTACTTGGTTTCAAAGCTGCCGTTGTGTTGAATCACCACCAGTTTTCCGAACGATCCGTTGCGCGCAGCCCAGGTCACTGTGCCGTCAGCAGTGGCGCGAATCGGCGTACCCGTGGGGGCTGCATAATCGGTTCCGCGATGCGCGCGAATGGTGTTCAGTATTGGGTGGCGGCGATTCGGGTTGAAATTTGAACTGATTCGGAATACATCCAGCGGGTTGCGCAAAAAAGCTTTTTGCATACTTTCGCCGTCGGGGCTGAAGAAGCCTGCATCGCCCTGCGTGGTCTCATAGCGGACCGCGACATGCTCCCGGCCGCGATTGATAAACTGGGCTCCCAGGATATCGCCAGTGCCGATAAACTCGCCATTCAGATACTTTTCTTCGTAGACAATGCTGAATTGATCGCCTGAGCGCGGGTCCATGAGAAAGTCGATGACGCCGCCAAAGACATCGGCCATGCCCATGATGACACTGGCCGGGATTTCCGCCTGCTGGCCGGCAAGAAACAGGCTGTCAGCGATAGCGCCCTGTTTGACGACCGGCAGGATATCGGCCTGCAACTGAATGGGCTCTACCTGGTAGTTGGCATCCTGGCGAGTGAAAACGAAACCTTCGAGCGGTGATACAAATACCTGAAGTTGTTCCAGCAGGCCTGGCTCCGGGATGTGAAAGCTCAGTTCGTATCCGGGGAACAGGCGGTTCAGGATGCCGGCTTCGTCGGAGCTGTTGATGATGCGGTAAAGCTCCTGGGCGGACAGGCCGACCTTGCCAAATATGGCTGACAGGTTATCACCCGGCTGCACGGTCAGAGAATGCCAGTTGACCCGGCTGTCTAATGCAGCGCCGTCAATAACGGCGTCGGTCAGTGGCAGGGGACCCACAAACGGAGAAACTGCGTCGCTGGACAGGGACGCATCTATCGAAGCAATCGCATTGTCGCGCCGAAGGCGCTCTCGATCTTCGAAGTGCTCGGGAACCAGAGTCACAACAAGTATCAATGCCAGCCCAAGTGCGCTGGCCAGCCAGACGTGGTTGCGTGGATAATATCTGCGAAGGATTTGTCGGGCTTTTGCTATCGAGTCCATGGAGATTGTTCTTGTCTCTATACGTGCATTACCGCCGGCGCGTCGTGGAAGCAATGGGGCTGCCCGAATACGCGCACAAACGCCAATTCTTAAGGCTTTTGCCGCTCAGGTCAAGTCTTATTCCGACCAATAGTGTAGAATCCGGGATGATTTTCAAGCGCGTATTTTTAACGGAAAACTGTCATGGTACAAAAAACAGTAGATATTTTGGCTGACCTTGAGGCAAGAGGTCTGGTCTCCCAGATGACGTCAGAAGACGAATTCCGGCCTCATTTAGTCGGTGGTAGTCGCACTATATATAGTGGCTTTGACCCGACCGCCGATAGCCTGCACATTGGTCATCTGGTTCCCTTGCTGGCATTGCGCCGCTTTCAGCTCGCCGGACACAAACCGCTGGCCCTTGTTGGCGGTGCTACCGGCATGATCGGCGACCCCAGTTTCAAGGCGGCAGAGCGCCAATTAAACTCGACTGAAATCATAAGTGGCTGGGTGGACTCGTTAAAAGGTCAGCTGAGCCGTTTTCTGGATTTTGACTGTGGTGAGTCATCAGCAATGGTGGTAAACAACCTGGACTGGACGCGTGATCTGAATGTGCTGAGTTTTTTGCGCGATATTGGCAAGCACTTCTCGGTCAATGCCATGATCCAGAAGGAATCGGTCAAGCAACGTATTGAGCGCGAAGGATCGGGTATCTCTTTCACCGAATTCAGCTATATGATCTTGCAGTCCTACGATTTTGCCGAACTCTATCGTCGCCATGACTGCAGTATCCAGATTGGGGGCAGTGACCAGTGGGGCAACATTACCGGTGGTATTGATCTGGCCCGACGTATGTATCAGGGGCAGACATATGGGTTGACGCTGCCGCTGGTGACCAAGGCGGACGGGCAAAAATTTGGTAAAACCGAAACCGGTACGGTGTGGCTGGATCCGGACAAGACGTCACCTTACGCGTTTTTCCAGTTCTGGCTGAACACGGCGGATGCCGATGTATACAAATTTTTGCGTTATTTCACGTTCCTGTCGGTCAGCGAGATAGCTGAAATAGAAGCGGCTGATGCGGCGGCGACCGGCCGGCCGGCAGCTCAGGGTATTCTGGCGCGCGAAGTTACCCGGCTGGTGCATGGCGATGAGGGGCTGCAAGCGGCCGAGCGCATCAGTGCGGCATTGTTCTCTGGAGAGCTGGGGGACCTGACTGCCCCGGATTTTGACCAGTTGCGTCTTGATGGGCTGCCAACCACGGATGCTGATGGTGAGGTGTTGCCTATAGTAGAAGCACTGGTGTCGACGGGGCTGGCGGCCTCCAATCGGGTTGCGCGTGAATTCATAGCTGCCGGGGCGGTGTCGGCCAACGGGGTCAAAGTACCTGATACAGATGTGTCGCTGACAAAAGCCGATGCCTTGTTTGGCAAATATATTGTGCTAAAGCGTGGTAAAAAGCTGTTTCACCTCTTGCGTTTTGCGTAAACAGGCCTGTCAGGTAAAATTTATGACGGCATGATGAAATTCTGCTTGCAGAGGAAAAATACTGTGGCATAATGCGCGCCCTTGACGAGATAACACCCTGGTCAAGGTTGGCAGGACAGCAGTATTTTCAGATGGAATTGTTGGCGATGAGCTGGCAAAGAAAGTGAAAAAAAGTGCTTGCCAGATTGCTTGAAACGCGTATAATACGCGGCCTCTTAGCCACGAAGGCTGAGGCGGAAAAGTTCTTTAAAAGACAGAGATTAAGTAATAGAGGTGGGTGCTTGCCGAGGTATTTTTGCGCAATCGTAAAGATATCAAAGGGAAGCAACCGCGTTAATTATCAGCCCTCCCAAGGGTTGATGATTTAAGTCAATAGACAGTAGTTGTAAACTTTGAGCATGATTTTAACTTGAGTGAATTGTCGGTTAAGTAGTACGGCGAGTAAGCTTGAGTGTAAAACCTTAAACTGAAGAGTTTGATCATGGCTCAGATTGAACGCTGGCGGCAGGCTTAACACATGCAAGTCGAGCGGAAACGATGGGAGCTTGCTCCCAGGCGTCGAGCGGCGGACGGGTGAGTAACGCGTAGGAATCTGCCTGGTAGTGGGGGATAGCTCGGGGAAACTCGAATTAATACCGCATACGCCCTACGGGGGAAAGCAGGGGATCTTCGGACCTTGCGCTATCAGATGAGCCTGCGTCGGATTAGCTAGTTGGTGGGGTAAAGGCCCACCAAGGCGACGATCCGTAACTGGTCTGAGAGGATGATCAGTCACACCGGAACTGAGACACGGTCCGGACTCCTACGGGAGGCAGCAGTGGGGAATATTGGACAATGGGGGCAACCCTGATCCAGCCATGCCGCGTGTGTGAAGAAGGCCTTCGGGTTGTAAAGCACTTTAAGCAGGGAGGAAAGGGGCAAGACTAATAATCTTGTCAGTTGACGTTACCTGCAGAATAAGCACCGGCTAACTTCGTGCCAGCAGCCGCGGTAATACGAAGGGTGCAAGCGTTAATCGGAATTACTGGGCGTAAAGCGCGCGTAGGCGGTTTGGTTAGTTGGATGTGAAAGCCCAGGGCTCAACCTTGGAACTGCATCCAATACTGCCAGGCTAGAGTACGGGAGAGGGGGGTAGAATTCCACGTGTAGCGGTGAAATGCGTAGAGATGTGGAGGAATACCGGTGGCGAAGGCGGCCCCCTGGATCGATACTGACGCTGAGGTGCGAAAGCGTGGGGAGCAAACAGGATTAGATACCCTGGTAGTCCACGCCGTAAACGATGTCAACTAGCCGTTGGGAGCGTAATGCTCTGAGTGGCGCAGCTAACGCACTAAGTTGACCGCCTGGGGAGTACGGTCGCAAGATTAAAACTCAAATGAATTGACGGGGGCCCGCACAAGCGGTGGAGCATGTGGTTTAATTCGACGCAACGCGAAGAACCTTACCTGGTCTTGACATCCCAAGAACTTTCCAGAGATGGATTGGTGCCTTCGGGAACTTGGAGACAGGTGCTGCATGGCTGTCGTCAGCTCGTGTCGTGAGATGTTGGGTTAAGTCCCGTAACGAGCGCAACCCTTGTCCTTATTTGCCAT encodes:
- the erpA gene encoding iron-sulfur cluster insertion protein ErpA, producing the protein MSTVQSHDPVIIALTDTAANKVKTLVAEEGKPGLKLRVFVTGGGCSGFQYGFSFDEDVAEDDTIVDHQGATLLVDPLSYQYLVGAKVDYVENLDGSRFVVNNPMASTTCGCGSSFSI
- the tyrS gene encoding tyrosine--tRNA ligase; the encoded protein is MVQKTVDILADLEARGLVSQMTSEDEFRPHLVGGSRTIYSGFDPTADSLHIGHLVPLLALRRFQLAGHKPLALVGGATGMIGDPSFKAAERQLNSTEIISGWVDSLKGQLSRFLDFDCGESSAMVVNNLDWTRDLNVLSFLRDIGKHFSVNAMIQKESVKQRIEREGSGISFTEFSYMILQSYDFAELYRRHDCSIQIGGSDQWGNITGGIDLARRMYQGQTYGLTLPLVTKADGQKFGKTETGTVWLDPDKTSPYAFFQFWLNTADADVYKFLRYFTFLSVSEIAEIEAADAAATGRPAAQGILAREVTRLVHGDEGLQAAERISAALFSGELGDLTAPDFDQLRLDGLPTTDADGEVLPIVEALVSTGLAASNRVAREFIAAGAVSANGVKVPDTDVSLTKADALFGKYIVLKRGKKLFHLLRFA
- a CDS encoding anhydro-N-acetylmuramic acid kinase is translated as MSDTGYFIGVISGTSVDAIDCALIECGPERTRLLATLSGEFPVDLRDDILSLCRTATVSLHALGTLDVRVGHAFADSINELIAHAGLTASQIQAIGSHGQTIFHQPIGNHRFSTQIGDPNTIAELTGITTIHDFRRRDMAAGGQGAPLAPLFHQHSFYHQGVRRCVVNIGGMANITYLNPSPTATPRGHDTGPGNVLMDIWIQKARNQRYDNAGQWAASGKVDTALLQLLLDEDYFRLAPPKSTGRELFNHSWLQDRLAQLSHTPDAADVQRTLAELTALSIIEAIDSSQQTDELIVCGGGAHNTFLLQRLQQLLPAGRVLTSDDCGLSADWVEAVTFGWLAHQTLNRQQVDSRDLTGARHPVIMGGVYYT
- a CDS encoding M23 family metallopeptidase, with product MDSIAKARQILRRYYPRNHVWLASALGLALILVVTLVPEHFEDRERLRRDNAIASIDASLSSDAVSPFVGPLPLTDAVIDGAALDSRVNWHSLTVQPGDNLSAIFGKVGLSAQELYRIINSSDEAGILNRLFPGYELSFHIPEPGLLEQLQVFVSPLEGFVFTRQDANYQVEPIQLQADILPVVKQGAIADSLFLAGQQAEIPASVIMGMADVFGGVIDFLMDPRSGDQFSIVYEEKYLNGEFIGTGDILGAQFINRGREHVAVRYETTQGDAGFFSPDGESMQKAFLRNPLDVFRISSNFNPNRRHPILNTIRAHRGTDYAAPTGTPIRATADGTVTWAARNGSFGKLVVIQHNGSFETKYAHLNDYAGGIKKGSRVQQGQIIGYVGSTGGATGPHLHYEFLVNGVHKDPRTIVDALPQAISLEPSEMPRFLEHASRILKRFNETKPDGRLLTFTNTPNQAAGSE